The stretch of DNA GACATCATGAGTTAACCCATCAAGGTCGAGGCGGCAAACCTGGTGGTGGTGTGCCGGCCGAAGGTCGTGGCCCGTTTAGGGGTCGTACTCAGGGCGGACGCCCCGGTTCCCCTGGTCGTGGAGGTCAGGGTGGCCAGGGTGGACGAAGTGCAGAAGGCGGCCAAGGTCAGAATCGTGGCAAGGGCGGAGGCGGTAAAGTGCATCATGGTCAGTCGGCTTTTGTGACTGCCAGCCCTCAAAATCCTGGAAATGGCCCTAAACGCGGAGCACCTAAGGGGCGAAAACCCTTTAATAAAGGGCCTCGAAAGCCTAGAAACCCAAGCGAAAGCTTCTGATTTTGATGGGTTTTCCTCTAAATCAGCTATAATTTTGGTCTTGCAGCAGATGATTGCTGTTTTAAGTGTTTACCGACTGATGTTGCGATCAACGTAAGTCGGCCTGTTCTGAATTTCGAGAATATGGGCTTCAAAGCCCATTTTTTTTTGCCGTTTTGTATTGAAGGGTACTTTTGAAAGATCAGCGGATTATTTCTGCAGAGGTGGAAAACCTGGGTTACACGCTAGTGGAAATTGAGCGTGAAGCCGGTGGATTGCTGCGTGTGACGATCGAAAACCCAGATTACGAGCGCATGATTAATGTGTTGGATTGTGAAAAAGTGAGCCATCAACTGAGCTATACCTTGCCAGTTGAAAATATTCCTTTTGAGCGTTTAGAGATTTCTTCGCCAGGATTGGATCGTCCAGTTAAATCTGCGGCGGACTTTGAGCGCTTTTCTGGTGCAGAGGTAGATTTAAAGTTGCGAGTTGCCGCTGGTGGCCGTAAGAATTTTCGTGGTGTGTTGCAAGGTTTGCTAAGCGGTGAATTAGATTCACCGGATGCCAAATTTGGTTTGTTGTTTGAAGGCGCTGATGGCGCTGAGTCTCAATTGGAGTTTTCTTTAGCCGAGGTCGATAAGACTCGGCTGGTCCCTGTTATTGATTTCAAAGGAAGAAAGTCATGAGTCGAGAAGTTCTCATGTTGGCAGACGCCTTAGCGCGTGAAAAGAACGTTGATCGTGAAATTGTGTTCGAGGCGCTCGAAATGGCGTTGGCATCGGCCACTAAAAAGCGCTACACCACAGAGGATGTGGATATTCGTGTGGTGATTGACCGTGAGTCAGGCGAATACGAATCTTTCCGTCGTTGGTTAGTTGTGCCTGACGAGGCTGGTCTTCAAGAGCCGGATAAGGAAATTCTTCATTTTGAAGCTCAAGAGCAATTTTCCGATATGGAAGTTGGCGAGTACATCGAAGAGCAAATCGAATCCTTAGCCTTTGGCCGGATTGGTGCGCAAGCAGCTAAGCAGGTGATCTTGCAGCGCATTCGTGATGCTGAACGCGAACAAATCTTGAATGACTATCTTGAGCGTGGCGAAAAAGTCATGACCGGTACCGTCAAGCGTGCAGATAAGAATGGCTTGATTATTGAATCAGGTCGCGTAGAGGCATTATTGCGTCGCGACCAAATGATCCCTAAAGAGAATCTTCGTTCTGGCGACCGTGTGCGCGCATACATCATGAAAGTGGATCGCGAAGTTCGTGGCCCACAGATTGAGCTTTCCCGTACTTGCCCAGAATTTTTAATTAAGTTATTTGAAAATGAAGTTCCAGAGATGGAGCAGGGCTTATTAGAGATTAAAGGCGCTGCCCGTGATCCTGGTATTCGCGCAAAAATTGCTGTAATCACTTATGACAAGCGCATCGATCCTATCGGTACTTGTGTAGGTGTTCGTGGTACTCGTGTTACAGCGGTGCGTAATGAAGTTGCTGGCGAAGCAGTCGATATTGTGTTGTGGTCTGAAGATCCAGCGCAGTTTGTGATTGGTGCCTTAGCTCCTGCTCAAGTGTCCTCAATTGTGGTGGATGAAGAGCGCCATGCCATGGATGTAGTGGTGGATGAAGAGAATTTGGCAATTGCGATTGGCCGTAGTGGTCAGAACGTTCGCTTAGCGAGTGAGTTGACTGGATGGCAGATCAACATCATGACTCCAGAAGAGTCTGCTGAGAAAACAGAAAAAGAAGCTTCCTCTGTACGCCAGTTATTTATGGATAAATTGGATGTGGACCAAGAAGTGGCCGATATTTTAATTGCAGAGGGTTTCAATACATTGGAAGAGGTTGCTTATGTACCACTTTCGGAGATATTAGAAATCGATTCCTTTGATGAAGATACTGTGAATGAGCTACGTACTCGTGCCCGCGATTCTCTCTTGACGATGCAGTTAGCCCAGGAAGAGCGTGTTGGTGAGGTTTCACAAGATTTACGCTCCCTAGAGGGAATGACTACGGAGTTGGTTGCCAAGCTTGCTGACAATCAGGTTCATACCCGTGACGACTTAGCTGAACTGGCTGTTGATGAGCTAGTTGAGGCGACACAAATTGACGAAGAAACTGCGAAAACGCTCATCATGAAAGCGCGCGAACATTGGTTTACTTCATGAGAGGAAGTAGTACATGGCAACAACAGTAAAAGTACTCGCTAAAGAATTAAAACGTACCGCACCAGATCTCTTGGAGCAGTTAAAAGCTGCTGGCGTTGAAAAAGGCTCTGAAGACGACAGCATTACCGAAAAAGACAAGATTGCCTTGCTTGAGCATTTGCAAAAAGAGCATGGTAGTGTTGATGCAGGTAGTCGTAAAAAGATCACCTTGATCAAGCGTGAGAGCTCGGAGATTCGTCAGGCGGATTCCGCTGGTCGAACACGTACTGTTCAGGTAGAGGTTCGCAAAAAGCGCGTATTAGAAAAGAGTGGCGACTCGGTTGCTGAAGCTCCAGAGCCTGAGAAGGCTCCAGTTCAGACTGCGACTCCTGTAGAGTCAGCGCAGTCAGCACAATCCATTCTTTCCACTCAAGAGTTGGAAAAGCGGGCTGCTGAGGCAACTCGTCAAGCGGAGTTGCTTGCACGTCAAGAAGCTGAGATGAAAGCGGCAGTAGATGCCCGCCAAAAAGAAGCTGATGCTGCTGCTACTGCTGCTGCCACGATTGCTGTTGCAGATCCTGTTGTTGAAAAAGCAGGTAAATCTATTGAAGCAGCTTCTGTTGCAGCTGCTGATGCAATTGCTGCTGCAACCGCTGCTACTGAAAAGAAAGCAGCCTTAGAAAAAGCTGCCAAAGAGCTAGCTGATGTCAATAAGGCACAACTGGCGGATATTTCAAAACGTCGCGCTGCTGCAGAAGCAGAAGCACTAGCTATTCGCGACATGATGAGTGCTCCTGCGCGCGTCCTTAAGGCACCAAGTGAAATTGCTGCTGAAGAGGCGAAAAAGGGCACATTACACAAGCCTGCAAAAGTAGAGGGCGCGGACGACAAAAAGAAAGTCGCACCTAAGGTTGGCGGAAAAACGATTAAGTCTGCTGAAACATCGTCCACTTGGCAAGAAGAGGGCGCGAAGAAGTCAGTCGGCCTCAAGACCCGCGGCGATAGTCCTGGCGGTGCAAACGGATGGCGTTCCGGCGGCGGCAGAAGAAAGCAGCGTCAAATTGCTGAAGCGAACGTCGACACCAACTTCCAAGTACCTACAGAAAAAGTGGTTCATGATGTTCAGGTTCCTGAGACGATTACGGTTGCTGACTTAGCGCACGCAATGGCTGTTAAGAGCGCTGAAGTGATTAAGCTGCTTATGGGCATGGGACAGATGGTTACCATCAACCAAATTTTGGATCAAGAT from Polynucleobacter sp. TUM22923 encodes:
- the rimP gene encoding ribosome maturation factor RimP is translated as MKDQRIISAEVENLGYTLVEIEREAGGLLRVTIENPDYERMINVLDCEKVSHQLSYTLPVENIPFERLEISSPGLDRPVKSAADFERFSGAEVDLKLRVAAGGRKNFRGVLQGLLSGELDSPDAKFGLLFEGADGAESQLEFSLAEVDKTRLVPVIDFKGRKS
- the nusA gene encoding transcription termination factor NusA, translating into MSREVLMLADALAREKNVDREIVFEALEMALASATKKRYTTEDVDIRVVIDRESGEYESFRRWLVVPDEAGLQEPDKEILHFEAQEQFSDMEVGEYIEEQIESLAFGRIGAQAAKQVILQRIRDAEREQILNDYLERGEKVMTGTVKRADKNGLIIESGRVEALLRRDQMIPKENLRSGDRVRAYIMKVDREVRGPQIELSRTCPEFLIKLFENEVPEMEQGLLEIKGAARDPGIRAKIAVITYDKRIDPIGTCVGVRGTRVTAVRNEVAGEAVDIVLWSEDPAQFVIGALAPAQVSSIVVDEERHAMDVVVDEENLAIAIGRSGQNVRLASELTGWQINIMTPEESAEKTEKEASSVRQLFMDKLDVDQEVADILIAEGFNTLEEVAYVPLSEILEIDSFDEDTVNELRTRARDSLLTMQLAQEERVGEVSQDLRSLEGMTTELVAKLADNQVHTRDDLAELAVDELVEATQIDEETAKTLIMKAREHWFTS